GCTATGCTCGCCGAATTGGATGCACACAGTGCGCTACTAGGCCCAGAGGCTTACCGAGAACTTAGGCAGGGCACCGAGGGAACTTTTGGTGGATTAGGAGTGTTAGTTGGCATTCGTGATCACCTCCTGACGGTTATCAAACCCCTTCCTCATAGCCCCGCACAGCGCGCTGGTATCAAGCGGAACGATCGCATACTCAGCATCGGTGGTGTTTTCACCTATGGGTTCTCGCTGGACGATCTAGTTGAGTACATGCGTGGTGAACCAGGATCTCGGGTACAGCTCTCACTGCTTAGGCCGGGAGCTTCGGCGCCGTCTGAGATTTCTCTTAAGCGAGAAGTAATTCACGTCGACTCCGTTTCAGTGAAAGAGATCAACCAACAGGGCCTCAACGTACTCCACCTAACGGTGGAAACTTTTGCTAGCCGCACAGCCCGAGAAGTGCTCACGGCGATTAAGAAATTCAAACTCAAGCATAACGGCAATTTACATGGTGTGATTCTCGACCTAAGGGCTAATCCGGGCGGGTTACTCGACCAGGCCGTGCAAGTAGCCGACCTATTTCTTGAGTCAGGCGTCATAGTATCCACCAAGGGGCGTCACGACGAAGTCGAAACGGCCGGAAGCGGTTTTGATGAGGTCGGGTTCCCGATGGTAGTCCTCATTGACGGCGATTCGGCTTCGGCTAGCGAAATTGTCGCAGGTGCCTTACAGGATCATCAGCGCGCTATTATCCTGGGCCAACCTAGCTTTGGTAAAGGGTCTGTACAGACCGTATTTGAGTTACCCGGCGAACGTGCTTTGAAACTGACCATTGCCCGTTATTACACCCCGGCAGGTAGATCGATTCAGAATGTGGGAATCCTTCCCGATATTTGGTTGCAACCTGTCGCAAAACTGGATCAAAACGACAACCTCCTCGGCACAGGCCGTTATCGCAACGAACGATTTCTGAAAAACCATTTAGATAAGAGCGAAAATTATTCCCCTCTGACGCAGCGTCAACCGGTAAGAAAGTCTTATTATCTATCACCATCAACACCACGGGATGAGTTTGAGCTCACTCCAAAATACCAAGATCGAGAGGCAGAGCTTGCCCTAAAGATTTTCGATCGAATTCACGAAACTTACGGTGATCACCTACCAAAGAGTGGAGCTAGAGCCTCGCACTGGATGGGACTCATTGGTCCAGTGATACGTGATGTGACGACCCGCAATGACAAAGAGGTGGCCAGCTGGCTGATGGATAAATTTCGTCTTAAATGGTCCAAGCCTGATCATCTAAGCCCGGCTATCGCTCCTAATTTAAAACTGCTCCTCAGCAACAATAACAGCGGCTCGGTCACGCCGGGAGATACCGTCAATATCGCCTGGTCCGTTTTTAACACGGAAGACGTCCAGGTGGACCGCGTTTCGATCTTTGTGCGCTCTGATATTGCCGGCATTGACACGCGTGAGACTTTAATCGGAGATATA
The sequence above is drawn from the Deltaproteobacteria bacterium genome and encodes:
- a CDS encoding PDZ domain-containing protein, whose protein sequence is MLPTHSVDRQTMLTKPPQLNDQSRRKRRAPIVLVTVTAAIFAGVASLSLRLGLGQFGARLQTNTERAYQQSPRLPSAGDKNQSIITDSILSIIQGYYVDPERVENREIIERALSAIASSPRVKVGSSPGAVWLQVDDGEKQFFPLKRATSYAEVVDVLVAMARIIDDSGIELTYGEVPEKNPPGAVALLNAMLAELDAHSALLGPEAYRELRQGTEGTFGGLGVLVGIRDHLLTVIKPLPHSPAQRAGIKRNDRILSIGGVFTYGFSLDDLVEYMRGEPGSRVQLSLLRPGASAPSEISLKREVIHVDSVSVKEINQQGLNVLHLTVETFASRTAREVLTAIKKFKLKHNGNLHGVILDLRANPGGLLDQAVQVADLFLESGVIVSTKGRHDEVETAGSGFDEVGFPMVVLIDGDSASASEIVAGALQDHQRAIILGQPSFGKGSVQTVFELPGERALKLTIARYYTPAGRSIQNVGILPDIWLQPVAKLDQNDNLLGTGRYRNERFLKNHLDKSENYSPLTQRQPVRKSYYLSPSTPRDEFELTPKYQDREAELALKIFDRIHETYGDHLPKSGARASHWMGLIGPVIRDVTTRNDKEVASWLMDKFRLKWSKPDHLSPAIAPNLKLLLSNNNSGSVTPGDTVNIAWSVFNTEDVQVDRVSIFVRSDIAGIDTRETLIGDIAPKSTKKGVIQITVPTQFPAGPLALRIGVATDAWPISGVSSDFVVQVDEKPTAQVSVLATLVDDKNGHISSVLEPREAARIRLDVRNEGAIDAANLNVKLVNLSGYQLSLINDSVEIEELASGEEKHVYFNVRAGKTMYTSELSFGVSIESLDLGAPFRQRFAVKSLPSSEVSAKPVRVLSH